Proteins from a single region of Novosphingobium sp. CECT 9465:
- a CDS encoding carboxyl transferase domain-containing protein, producing the protein MSAPVLTSSLDPSSPEAQARAKHNRALAQELRARVAQATLGGDARSRERHVARGKLLPRDRVERLLDPGSPFLEVGQLAANGMYDDEVPGAGIIAGIGRVSGRQCMIFANDATVKGGTYFPMTVKKHLRAQEIAQENRLPCIYLVDSGGANLPNQAEVFPDRDHFGRFFYNQANMSALGIPQIASVMGSCTAGGAYVPAMSDESVIVKDQGTIFLAGPPLVKAATGEEITAEALGGGDLHARKSGVVDHLADNDEHALTIVRDIVSHLGTPAKAGAHGLTAVREPLYPADDLYSIIPDDVRAPYDVREVIARIVDGSEFHEFKALYGTTLVCGFAHIWGKPVAILANTGVLFSEGAQKGAHFIELACQRRIPLLFLQNISGFMVGGKYEAEGIAKHGAKLVTAVATAQVPRITVLIGGSFGAGNYGMCGRAYSPRFLFTWPNARISVMGGEQAASVLATVHRDADKWTPEEAEAFKAPVRQKYEDEGNPYYATARLWDDGVIDPVQTRDVLGLALEVCLEAPIAEAPRFGVFRM; encoded by the coding sequence ATGAGCGCGCCGGTTCTGACGAGCAGTCTCGACCCGTCCAGCCCGGAGGCGCAGGCGCGGGCGAAGCACAATCGGGCTTTGGCGCAGGAATTGCGGGCGCGGGTGGCGCAGGCGACGCTCGGTGGCGATGCGCGCAGCCGGGAACGCCATGTGGCGCGGGGCAAGCTGCTGCCGCGTGATCGGGTGGAGCGGCTGCTTGATCCGGGATCGCCGTTTCTGGAAGTGGGCCAGCTTGCCGCGAACGGCATGTATGACGATGAAGTGCCGGGCGCGGGGATCATCGCGGGGATCGGCCGCGTTTCGGGCAGGCAGTGCATGATCTTTGCCAACGATGCGACGGTCAAGGGCGGCACATACTTCCCGATGACTGTGAAGAAGCACTTGCGTGCGCAGGAAATCGCTCAGGAAAATCGCCTGCCCTGCATCTATCTGGTGGACAGCGGCGGGGCCAACCTGCCCAATCAGGCCGAAGTGTTCCCGGACCGCGATCACTTCGGGCGGTTCTTCTACAATCAGGCGAACATGAGTGCCCTTGGCATTCCGCAGATTGCCAGCGTGATGGGATCGTGCACCGCCGGTGGTGCTTATGTGCCCGCGATGTCAGACGAATCCGTGATCGTGAAGGACCAGGGCACGATCTTTCTGGCCGGGCCGCCGCTGGTAAAGGCTGCAACGGGCGAGGAAATTACCGCCGAGGCGCTGGGCGGGGGCGATCTGCATGCGCGCAAGAGCGGCGTGGTGGATCATCTGGCCGACAATGACGAACATGCGCTGACCATCGTGCGGGATATTGTGAGTCATCTTGGCACCCCCGCGAAGGCGGGGGCGCACGGTCTAACAGCAGTGCGGGAACCGCTTTATCCAGCGGACGATCTCTACTCCATCATCCCCGATGACGTGCGCGCGCCTTACGATGTGCGCGAGGTGATTGCGCGGATCGTGGACGGGAGCGAGTTTCACGAGTTCAAGGCGCTCTATGGCACCACGCTGGTCTGCGGCTTTGCGCATATCTGGGGCAAGCCGGTGGCGATTCTGGCCAACACTGGCGTACTGTTTTCCGAAGGCGCGCAGAAGGGGGCACACTTCATTGAACTGGCCTGCCAGCGTCGAATCCCGCTGCTGTTCCTGCAGAACATTTCAGGCTTCATGGTTGGTGGCAAGTATGAAGCCGAAGGCATTGCCAAACATGGCGCAAAGCTGGTGACGGCGGTGGCGACGGCGCAAGTACCCAGGATCACCGTGCTGATCGGTGGCAGCTTCGGCGCGGGCAATTATGGCATGTGCGGGCGCGCCTATTCCCCGCGCTTCCTGTTCACCTGGCCCAATGCGAGGATCAGCGTGATGGGCGGGGAGCAGGCAGCGAGTGTGCTGGCGACGGTGCATCGTGATGCCGACAAGTGGACGCCGGAGGAGGCCGAGGCGTTCAAGGCTCCCGTCCGGCAGAAGTATGAGGACGAGGGCAATCCCTATTACGCCACGGCGCGGCTGTGGGATGATGGGGTGATTGATCCGGTGCAGACGCGCGATGTGCTGGGGTTGGCGCTGGAGGTTTGCCTTGAAGCGCCGATTGCGGAGGCGCCCCGGTTTGGGGTGTTTCGGATGTGA
- a CDS encoding acetyl/propionyl/methylcrotonyl-CoA carboxylase subunit alpha yields MIESLLIANRGEIACRVIRTARAMGIRTVAVYSDTDRNALHVRSADKAVHIGPSPARESYLCGGRIIAAALATGAEAIHPGYGFLSENAEFAQAVIDAGLVWVGPKPASITAMGLKDAAKARMIAAGVPVTPGYLGEDQSPERLQAEADAIGYPVLIKAVAGGGGKGMRRVESSADFAESLASCRREAASSFGETRVLIEKYILSPRHIEVQVFGDAYGNVVHLFERDCSLQRRHQKVIEEAPAPGMDAATREAVCSAAVRAAKAVDYEGAGTIEFIADGSEGLRADRIWFMEMNTRLQVEHPVTEQITGVDLVEWQLRVASGEALPKRQDELSINGWAMEARLYAEDPAKGFLPSVGRLELLNFGYEPDWLRIETGVRQGDEISTFYDPMIAKLVTHGQTRNEARERLRAALDELGVWPVKTNAAFLYKLADFANFAFGQVDTGVIERNVDELCSPPTPPRDTLSWWAEAITPSLPDKELRGFRLNAPPKQRGWFLHDNEPVEIPLPFPSIDRIKHHDGSVFVTSEGRTSCLSKWRVDGFGLLSASDGAILSPMPGKVISVDVAAGQSVAKGQKLLVLEAMKMEHALIAPFDGVVAELNAVAGAQVQVEALLVRITKAD; encoded by the coding sequence ATGATCGAATCCCTCCTCATCGCCAATCGTGGAGAGATCGCCTGCCGCGTGATCCGCACGGCGCGGGCCATGGGTATCCGCACCGTTGCGGTTTATTCCGACACTGATCGCAATGCGCTGCATGTGCGCTCTGCCGATAAGGCCGTGCATATTGGCCCCTCGCCTGCGCGGGAGAGTTATCTTTGCGGCGGCAGGATCATTGCGGCGGCGCTCGCCACGGGCGCTGAGGCGATCCATCCGGGGTATGGGTTTCTTTCGGAGAACGCCGAATTTGCGCAGGCCGTGATCGATGCGGGGCTGGTGTGGGTGGGGCCGAAGCCTGCCTCGATCACCGCGATGGGTCTGAAGGATGCGGCCAAGGCGCGGATGATTGCGGCGGGTGTGCCGGTGACGCCGGGCTATCTGGGCGAGGATCAATCGCCGGAGCGCTTGCAGGCGGAGGCCGATGCGATTGGCTATCCGGTGCTGATCAAGGCCGTGGCAGGTGGCGGCGGCAAGGGTATGCGGCGGGTGGAAAGCTCTGCCGATTTTGCGGAAAGCTTGGCGTCATGCCGTCGTGAGGCGGCGTCCTCGTTCGGCGAGACCCGTGTGCTGATCGAGAAGTACATCCTCTCGCCCCGGCACATCGAGGTGCAGGTGTTCGGCGATGCCTACGGCAACGTCGTCCACCTGTTCGAGCGCGACTGTTCGCTGCAGCGGCGGCACCAGAAGGTGATCGAGGAGGCCCCTGCCCCCGGCATGGACGCGGCCACGCGCGAGGCGGTGTGCAGCGCGGCGGTGCGCGCGGCCAAGGCGGTGGACTATGAGGGCGCAGGCACCATCGAATTCATCGCGGATGGCTCGGAAGGCCTGCGCGCCGACCGGATCTGGTTCATGGAAATGAATACCCGCCTGCAGGTGGAGCATCCGGTGACGGAGCAGATCACCGGGGTCGATCTGGTGGAATGGCAATTGCGCGTGGCATCGGGCGAGGCATTGCCGAAGCGGCAGGATGAACTGAGCATCAACGGCTGGGCGATGGAAGCGCGGCTTTATGCGGAGGACCCGGCGAAGGGATTTTTGCCGAGTGTGGGGCGGCTGGAATTGCTGAATTTCGGTTATGAGCCGGATTGGCTGCGCATCGAAACCGGGGTTAGGCAAGGCGACGAGATTTCAACTTTCTATGACCCGATGATCGCTAAACTCGTCACACACGGTCAAACACGAAATGAAGCGAGAGAGCGTCTTCGCGCGGCATTAGACGAACTGGGCGTTTGGCCAGTCAAGACCAACGCGGCGTTCCTTTACAAACTCGCAGACTTTGCCAATTTTGCTTTCGGTCAGGTCGATACTGGTGTGATTGAACGGAATGTGGACGAACTCTGTTCGCCGCCTACTCCCCCTAGAGACACTCTTTCTTGGTGGGCTGAAGCGATCACGCCAAGCTTGCCTGACAAGGAACTGCGCGGCTTCCGTCTCAACGCTCCTCCGAAACAGAGAGGGTGGTTTTTGCATGACAATGAGCCAGTGGAAATTCCACTGCCATTTCCATCCATCGATCGGATAAAGCACCATGATGGCAGTGTGTTCGTCACTAGCGAAGGCAGAACGTCCTGCCTGTCGAAATGGCGCGTTGATGGTTTCGGTCTCCTCTCCGCATCGGACGGCGCCATCCTCTCGCCCATGCCGGGCAAGGTCATTTCCGTCGATGTTGCGGCGGGGCAGTCTGTGGCCAAGGGGCAGAAGTTGCTGGTGCTTGAGGCGATGAAGATGGAGCATGCCTTGATCGCGCCGTTCGATGGTGTGGTGGCCGAGTTGAATGCGGTTGCGGGCGCGCAGGTGCAGGTTGAAGCGCTGTTGGTGCGCATCACCAAGGCGGATTGA
- a CDS encoding MaoC family dehydratase: MAGRFFDQWQVGDTIAHEIRRTVTETDNLLFSVMTHNPQPLHIDVEAAKASEFGQILVNGTFTFALMVGLSVGDTTLGTLVANLGYDKLVMPAPVFIGDTMRATSEVVELRASRSRPDAGIVTFRHELINQRGEVVCRCLRSALVRKGTAATAP; the protein is encoded by the coding sequence ATGGCAGGGCGTTTCTTCGATCAGTGGCAGGTGGGCGATACCATCGCGCATGAGATCCGGCGAACGGTGACCGAGACCGACAACCTGCTGTTTTCGGTCATGACGCACAATCCGCAGCCGCTGCATATCGATGTCGAAGCGGCCAAGGCGAGCGAGTTCGGGCAGATTCTGGTCAACGGCACTTTCACGTTTGCGCTGATGGTGGGGCTTTCGGTGGGGGACACCACGCTGGGGACGCTGGTGGCGAACCTTGGCTATGACAAGCTGGTGATGCCCGCGCCCGTGTTCATCGGCGATACCATGCGCGCGACGAGCGAGGTGGTGGAACTGCGCGCCAGCAGATCGCGGCCCGATGCGGGGATCGTGACGTTCCGGCACGAACTGATCAACCAGCGTGGCGAAGTGGTGTGCCGGTGTTTGCGATCGGCGTTGGTCAGGAAGGGCACTGCTGCAACCGCGCCTTGA
- a CDS encoding LysR family transcriptional regulator, which translates to MDVGQPTLDQLRLFLAVVDEGSFNAAARKLGRAISVVSYGITTLEAQLGVALFEREGSRKPVLTDAGKAMLAQARAVADDVDALMAGVLNFNQGLEAELGLAVDVMFPTSLMAEILREFQHAFPTVLLRLHVEALGAIAALVVDRAADLGIGGPELVAVSELERIVIGEVRMIPVAAPGHPLALMETVPPGEVRKHRQLVLTDRSRLTEGKDFSVFSANTWRLGDLGARHALMREGIGWGSMPEHAVQADIAAGRLVRLSLPEAPGMAYTFNALWRRDCPTGPARQWLLDAFKARLQQCPS; encoded by the coding sequence GTGGACGTCGGCCAACCAACTCTCGACCAGTTGAGGCTGTTCCTCGCCGTGGTCGATGAAGGCAGCTTCAACGCGGCCGCCCGCAAGCTTGGTCGCGCCATTTCGGTTGTCAGTTACGGTATCACCACGCTCGAAGCGCAGTTGGGCGTTGCCCTGTTCGAACGCGAAGGTTCGCGCAAGCCCGTCCTCACTGATGCCGGCAAGGCAATGCTGGCGCAGGCTCGCGCCGTGGCCGATGATGTCGATGCCCTGATGGCGGGCGTACTCAACTTCAATCAGGGTCTCGAAGCCGAACTCGGTCTCGCGGTCGATGTCATGTTCCCGACCAGCCTGATGGCCGAAATCCTGCGCGAATTTCAGCATGCGTTTCCCACTGTCCTTCTGCGCCTCCATGTCGAGGCGCTGGGCGCCATCGCCGCGCTGGTGGTCGATCGCGCGGCCGATCTCGGCATCGGCGGGCCGGAGCTTGTGGCCGTTTCGGAACTCGAACGTATTGTCATCGGCGAAGTTCGCATGATCCCCGTTGCCGCGCCCGGCCACCCGCTCGCGCTGATGGAAACTGTCCCGCCCGGCGAAGTGCGCAAGCACCGCCAGCTTGTCCTGACAGACCGCTCCCGCCTCACCGAAGGCAAGGATTTCTCGGTGTTCTCCGCCAACACCTGGCGTTTGGGTGATCTCGGCGCGCGCCATGCCCTGATGCGTGAAGGCATCGGCTGGGGCAGCATGCCCGAACATGCGGTTCAGGCCGATATCGCCGCGGGCCGCCTTGTCCGCCTCTCCCTGCCCGAAGCGCCGGGCATGGCCTACACCTTCAACGCGCTGTGGCGGCGCGATTGCCCCACCGGCCCGGCGCGCCAATGGCTGCTCGATGCGTTCAAGGCGCGGTTGCAGCAGTGCCCTTCCTGA
- a CDS encoding pirin family protein, with product MTQTVAAKAHIELRPFASLGAANHGWLDAHHHFSFAEYRDPARDNWGALRVWNDDRIAANTGFPPHGHRDMEIVTYVTKGAISHKDSLGNMGRTEAGDVQVMSAGTGIQHSEYNLENEETRLFQIWIVPDRRGHAPSWGARPFPKDSREGQFVPLASGIAGDTDVLAINANARVLGATIKAGETIRYALSTDRHAYLVPAKGRVRIGDVEAKARDGVAMTGLTEIVVTALEDSELVLVDAA from the coding sequence ATGACCCAGACTGTTGCTGCAAAAGCCCACATCGAACTGCGCCCCTTTGCCTCCCTTGGTGCGGCCAATCACGGCTGGCTGGACGCGCATCACCACTTCTCGTTTGCGGAATATCGCGATCCGGCGCGCGACAACTGGGGCGCGCTGCGGGTGTGGAACGATGACCGGATCGCGGCGAACACCGGCTTTCCCCCGCATGGCCATCGCGACATGGAAATCGTGACTTATGTGACCAAGGGCGCGATCAGCCACAAGGACAGCCTGGGCAATATGGGTCGCACCGAAGCGGGCGACGTTCAGGTGATGTCTGCGGGCACCGGCATCCAGCATTCGGAATACAATCTGGAGAACGAGGAAACCCGCCTGTTCCAGATCTGGATCGTGCCGGACAGGCGTGGCCATGCGCCAAGCTGGGGTGCGCGCCCCTTCCCCAAGGACAGCCGGGAGGGCCAGTTCGTACCGCTTGCTTCCGGGATTGCAGGCGACACAGACGTGCTGGCGATCAACGCCAATGCCCGCGTACTCGGCGCAACCATCAAGGCCGGCGAAACGATCCGCTATGCGTTGTCCACAGATCGCCACGCCTATCTGGTTCCGGCAAAAGGCCGGGTGCGGATTGGCGATGTGGAAGCCAAGGCTCGCGATGGCGTGGCGATGACCGGGCTGACCGAGATCGTCGTGACGGCACTTGAGGATTCCGAACTTGTCCTTGTCGACGCTGCCTGA
- a CDS encoding nitroreductase family protein, whose amino-acid sequence MTRTASPEVLPLIVARWSPRAFDGSAVPQHDLDIIFEAAGLAASASNYQPWRFAYAHHGDANFDTFVSALIPFNQAWAKEAAVLVYAVSDESMRGSPNHSHSFDTGAAWANAALQALSMGYHTHGMTGVEFDKAAEILNLPEGFRVEMAFVIGRKGDPAQLSDALREREAPSGRKPVSEIAFAGPFKA is encoded by the coding sequence ATGACCCGTACCGCTTCTCCCGAAGTCCTGCCGCTGATCGTAGCCCGCTGGAGCCCACGCGCATTCGATGGTTCGGCCGTGCCGCAGCATGACCTCGATATCATCTTCGAGGCGGCAGGCCTTGCCGCCAGCGCATCCAACTATCAGCCTTGGCGCTTTGCCTATGCCCATCACGGCGATGCCAACTTCGATACGTTCGTTTCCGCGCTGATCCCCTTCAACCAGGCCTGGGCCAAGGAAGCTGCGGTGCTGGTATATGCCGTGTCGGACGAATCCATGCGGGGTTCCCCCAATCACAGCCACAGCTTCGATACCGGCGCTGCCTGGGCAAATGCCGCCTTGCAGGCCCTGTCGATGGGATATCACACCCATGGCATGACCGGCGTGGAATTTGACAAGGCCGCCGAAATCCTGAACCTGCCCGAAGGCTTCCGCGTGGAAATGGCATTCGTTATCGGGCGCAAGGGCGATCCGGCGCAGTTGTCCGATGCCTTGCGCGAACGCGAAGCACCAAGCGGACGCAAGCCGGTGAGCGAGATCGCCTTTGCGGGACCGTTCAAGGCATAA